Genomic window (Thermodesulfobacteriota bacterium):
CCTGCGGCAAAAGGAGCAATCACTGCCTCTCGATTGGTTTCTTCAAAACCAGTCAAGGTAAAAAGACCTGCCAAAACATCCGGGCGGGCTAAAAATATTACTACTTCAGGCTCGTCTATCTGTTCAAGCTTATCCCACCGTTTGAATACAATATACCTGTGAGGTGCCTCAAAATGAGGGCTTTCCTTCATAAGCTGCTTTACTATTTCCGGGGTCTTTTTATAACGCTCTCCTTCCAACTCTCCTTCTATCCCGCAGGAAAGGAAGTACTCGAAGTTTGGTCTCAGTTCCTGAGTATACCCCAGGTATCTCTTCCCACCACTGCAGCCGAAAGAATTCGCCCCAAAAGACAATGACTGTCCTTTCCAGACCTTACCCAAAACCCCAATTAAACATTGATGGTCTGCTGCTGGTGCATGCACCAGCTCACCACGCCCTTCCTGGTCAGTATAATAGAATGTAATCGGGAGCTCAGCGCCATCAAAGTATTTTCTCCACAAACCCATAAACCTGTTCCTAAATCCTAATTCCATGTGTTACACTCCTTCATCATCGTAGACCTTTGAAAAACTCGCCTTCAGTCATTGCGAGGCGTATGCACGCCGTGGCAATCTCTTTGATAATCAACACATTATGAGATTGCTTCATCCGCCTCTGGCGGATTCGCAATGACTAATATAAACCAAGTCTCCATCGGTTGTAGTAAATCGTACTCCTGCGTTTCCTCAAATACCCTGGCATTAATAATAATCTATTATGATGATAATACCATAAATCGGCCGTCTAATAAAGTAATTATTGGAAAAACCTAGGCTTTTTCTATAGGCTCAGCGCCATGGGTAACTGAAGGCAGGCATAAGCGCTCGTGGTAACCGTTGCACTGTGCCGTGCCCTCCGTACCGTACGGTTGATCCAATAGTTGGGCATTGCGTCAATATTATCCAAACTTGAGCTCTGATGTACAATTGGGACAACGGCTTGCATTGATTGCTATCGTTGACATGCAATATTGGCATTCCTTGGTGGTAGGTTCTGCGGGTGGTGTTTCTTCTTGACGCCTTAGCAAGTTGATGCTCCGGATAAGCATAAACACAGCAAACGCAACGATTAAGAAACTGATAACCGCATTCAGGAAAAGACCGTAATTGACTGTTACTGCCCCCGCTGTTTTAGCATCTGCCAGAGCCGCA
Coding sequences:
- the mscL gene encoding large conductance mechanosensitive channel protein MscL, producing the protein MIKEFKEFAMRGNVVDMAVGIIIGGAFGTIVKSLVDDVLMPPIGLLLGGIDFSDFFFVLKQGAKAAAPYAALADAKTAGAVTVNYGLFLNAVISFLIVAFAVFMLIRSINLLRRQEETPPAEPTTKECQYCMSTIAINASRCPNCTSELKFG
- a CDS encoding DUF169 domain-containing protein, coding for MELGFRNRFMGLWRKYFDGAELPITFYYTDQEGRGELVHAPAADHQCLIGVLGKVWKGQSLSFGANSFGCSGGKRYLGYTQELRPNFEYFLSCGIEGELEGERYKKTPEIVKQLMKESPHFEAPHRYIVFKRWDKLEQIDEPEVVIFLARPDVLAGLFTLTGFEETNREAVIAPFAAGCGSIVLYPYMEIDRDHPRGILGMFDVSARPYVPKDTLSFSLPMNKLRSMVDDMEDSFLTTQSWAKVNKRIKNNKV